From Streptomyces qinzhouensis, one genomic window encodes:
- a CDS encoding acyl carrier protein has product MTAANAGTHGPTVQKELTAFLAERTGNEPTPEQDLFTTGVISSMFALQLVVHLEDEYDIEIVGPELSMNHFRSVQAMSALVLRLSTAGSEGQDG; this is encoded by the coding sequence ATGACCGCAGCGAACGCCGGAACCCACGGCCCCACCGTCCAGAAGGAGCTGACCGCGTTCCTCGCCGAGCGCACCGGCAACGAACCCACCCCCGAACAGGACCTCTTCACCACAGGCGTCATCTCCTCGATGTTCGCCCTCCAACTGGTGGTGCACCTGGAGGACGAGTACGACATCGAGATCGTCGGACCCGAACTGTCCATGAACCACTTCCGCAGCGTGCAGGCCATGTCGGCCCTGGTACTGCGCCTCAGCACGGCCGGGAGCGAAGGTCAGGACGGATGA
- a CDS encoding 3-hydroxyacyl-CoA dehydrogenase family protein, with translation MTDIRNEQPGQHRLAVVGAGVMGTNITALAAGHGVSVTLVDIDDEILATARTTIRHKLKHAQLMGALPANRPQGTVTTTTSLADIADATTVIEAVVEITEVKRKVLAEVSALVTPGTLLISNTSCVPVDEMADWVARGEELVGVHFMNPSYLIKMVEVIRGSATTDATMDAVGALLRALDREALVVNDAPGFVINRLLHPLINRAAMLVQEGVATAETVDGLLEGCLGHSTGPLRTADLIGIDNLVDSLRVLHERTGDPECDPCELMLRKVRDGHHGRKTGRGFYDYRSATERNMR, from the coding sequence ATGACTGACATACGAAACGAGCAGCCGGGCCAACACCGTCTCGCCGTCGTCGGCGCCGGCGTCATGGGCACCAACATCACCGCCCTCGCCGCCGGCCACGGAGTGAGCGTCACCCTCGTCGACATCGACGACGAGATCCTGGCCACGGCCCGCACCACCATCCGGCACAAGCTCAAGCACGCCCAGCTGATGGGCGCCCTCCCGGCGAACCGCCCACAGGGCACCGTGACCACCACCACCTCGCTCGCCGACATCGCCGACGCCACCACCGTCATCGAAGCCGTCGTGGAGATCACCGAAGTCAAACGCAAAGTGCTGGCCGAGGTCTCCGCCCTGGTCACCCCCGGCACCCTGCTGATCTCCAACACCTCCTGCGTCCCGGTCGACGAAATGGCCGACTGGGTCGCCAGAGGCGAGGAACTCGTCGGCGTGCACTTCATGAACCCCTCCTACCTGATCAAAATGGTCGAGGTGATCCGGGGCTCCGCCACCACCGACGCCACCATGGACGCCGTCGGCGCCCTCCTGCGCGCGCTCGACCGCGAAGCACTGGTGGTCAACGACGCCCCGGGCTTCGTCATCAACCGGCTGCTGCATCCACTGATCAACCGCGCGGCCATGCTCGTCCAGGAAGGAGTGGCCACCGCGGAAACCGTCGACGGCCTGCTGGAAGGCTGCCTCGGACACTCCACCGGACCGCTGCGCACCGCCGACCTGATCGGTATCGACAACCTCGTCGACTCCCTGCGGGTGCTCCACGAACGCACCGGCGACCCCGAATGCGACCCCTGCGAACTGATGCTGCGAAAGGTCCGCGACGGTCACCACGGCCGCAAGACGGGCCGCGGTTTCTACGACTACCGGTCCGCCACGGAAAGGAACATGCGATGA
- a CDS encoding acyl-CoA dehydrogenase family protein has product MTFDTAVIDELVGDGPAAWDAAGRIPVGLLRKLGEMGVLSAEVPARFGGPGADGLAGGELTAHIGALCSSLRSIMTVQGIAATTVHRFGDREQRHHYLGQLTSGRLACTAFSEPGAGSDLSGMTTRIRPAGDGTDDLLVTGEKMWITGAVYADLVLVFGQYDDGPGGAAAMVPTDTPGVSVEPVPSPLGCRAATHCRIVLDEARIPARALLGGGGQPLPLLFTTALSYGRMSVAWGCVGILRACLAAATADARTREQGGTPIAEHQLVARHIAELYTSERIATQVCRHAAEQWSRGAPDAAVAAVLAKQVAATHAARGAATAVQVLASRGFTDGHVVSRAYRDAKAMELIEGSTEISQLILARHALDTL; this is encoded by the coding sequence ATGACGTTCGACACCGCGGTGATCGACGAGCTCGTCGGCGACGGCCCGGCCGCCTGGGACGCGGCCGGCCGTATCCCGGTCGGCCTGCTCCGTAAACTCGGCGAGATGGGCGTACTGTCCGCCGAGGTCCCCGCCCGCTTCGGCGGGCCGGGCGCCGACGGACTGGCCGGCGGTGAACTGACCGCCCACATCGGCGCCCTGTGCAGCTCGCTGCGGAGCATCATGACGGTCCAGGGCATCGCCGCCACCACCGTGCACCGCTTCGGCGACCGCGAGCAGCGCCACCACTACCTCGGGCAGCTGACGAGCGGCCGGCTCGCCTGCACGGCATTCAGCGAACCCGGCGCGGGATCCGACCTCAGCGGCATGACCACCCGGATCCGCCCGGCCGGCGACGGAACGGACGACCTCCTGGTCACCGGCGAGAAAATGTGGATCACCGGCGCCGTCTACGCCGATCTCGTCCTCGTCTTCGGGCAGTACGACGACGGCCCCGGCGGCGCCGCGGCCATGGTCCCCACCGACACCCCAGGCGTATCCGTCGAACCCGTCCCGTCCCCACTGGGCTGCCGCGCCGCCACCCACTGCCGCATCGTCCTCGACGAAGCGCGGATCCCCGCCCGGGCCCTCCTCGGCGGCGGCGGGCAGCCGCTCCCGCTGCTCTTCACCACCGCCCTGTCCTACGGCCGGATGTCCGTTGCCTGGGGGTGCGTCGGCATCCTGCGCGCCTGCCTGGCCGCCGCCACCGCCGACGCCCGCACCCGCGAACAGGGCGGCACCCCCATCGCCGAGCACCAGCTCGTCGCCCGGCACATCGCCGAGCTCTACACCTCGGAACGGATCGCCACCCAGGTCTGCCGCCATGCCGCGGAGCAGTGGAGCCGCGGCGCCCCCGACGCGGCCGTGGCTGCCGTACTGGCCAAACAGGTCGCCGCCACCCACGCCGCCCGCGGCGCCGCCACCGCCGTCCAGGTGCTGGCCTCCCGCGGATTCACCGACGGGCACGTGGTGTCCCGCGCCTACCGGGACGCCAAGGCCATGGAACTGATCGAAGGCAGTACCGAGATCTCACAGCTGATCCTGGCCCGGCACGCCCTCGACACCCTCTGA